The sequence below is a genomic window from Chryseobacterium foetidum.
CGGATTAAATACCGTTTTCGACAAAACATCAAAATCTACCATTTCAATTTTCGGACTTACCCTTAATTTTGCTCTGAAATGGTCACGTACTTCGCCTTCAAAACTTTCGTCATCCCGTTCTGTGCTGAGTTTAATGATAATTTCATCCAAACCAATCTCATTCGACTGAATCACAATCTGGTAACATAAAATTCCGTCAAAATCATTCAGAATATCGTTCATTGCCGGGGGATACAATGTCGTTCCTTTATATTTTATCATTTGCTGTTTTCTGCCCACAACCGGGCCTAATCTCATCGTATTTCTTCCGCATTTACAAGGTTCATAATGAGCTTTAACTAAATCTCCCGTTTTGAATCTTAACAATGGTAAAGCTTCAACTCCCAACGTCGTAATCGTCAGTTCGCCGCTTTCTCCATCTTTCACAGGATTTTCTTCATCATCGAGAATTTCGGTAATAATTAATTCCGGATGCTGATGTCCGCCAATCTGAAATTCACATTCAGTGAACGCCGTGCTCATTTCCGTAGACGCATAAGTTGAATACAGTTGAATATCCCATTTTTCTTTAATTTTCTGCGAAAGAATATTGTCGGAAAAATCCTGATTTTTGATACTTTCACCAATGCAAACCGCTCCGTAAACGCTTGAATTTTTATAATCAATCCCGTTTTTCTCAGCGTAATCGATCATTTTTAAAAGAAAAGATGGAACTGTAATTAAATATTTCGGTTTATATCTGAAAATAGAATCCCATTGAAGTTCCGGAATCCCCGGTCCCATTCTGATGACACTTGCTCCCATTTTTCTCAAACCTAAAAGATAAGCAAGTCCTGCAATAAATCTTTTGTCAATGGTTGTAATCATCTGTACGACGTCGCCCTTCTGAATTCCTGCGCAGGCGAGCGAGATTGCTTCGTTGTAAGCAATTCGTTCCATATCATTTTCAGACAGACCGAAAGTCACAGGATCGCCCAATGTACCGGAAGTTGTGCTGTAATCAACGATTTGAGATTGTTGAACACAGAAAAATTCATCATTATTCTGCTGGATATCATTCTTCGAAGTCGTTGGAATTTTTTTCAAATCTTCCAAAGTCTGGATATCAGAAACGTGAATATTATTTTCTTTAAATAATTTCTGATAAAAAGGTGAATTTGCTTCCAGATATTTCAAAAGATCCCGAAGTTTTTCTTCCTGAAACTTTTTGATGTCCTGAATGTCTGATTTCTCGATGAGCGGGAAGAGTTCCAATAGTTTAAATTTAGATGACAAATTTATTTAAATTAAAATTAAAAGTTGGATGGAAAGTTTTGTTCCCACAGATCGCACAGATTTTCACAGATAATTGTTTTAAACTAATTTGAAATCTGCTTAATTTGTAAAATCCGCGAGAGAAATAAGTTTTGGCTAAAGCCAATTTCATTTGGTAATTGTGAAAGTAGGTTAAAGTCCGCTCCTATTGATATAATAGAAAAGTTGATATAGTAAACTGTGAAAATTCACATTTGACCATTCACAATTCACAGCTTAAACCTTCTTTATTTTCCAAACTTTTCAATAAACCCAATCAAAATAAAACATATATTATAAACCAACAAAAATCACTAATTTTGCCAACTTGATTAATCAACGAAATTGAGAAATTACAATGAGCCAGTTTAAAGAATATAAAAACCTCAACCTGATAGACGTAGCCGAGAATGTTGCGGAATTTTGGAAAGCCAATAAAACCTTTGAAAAAAGCGTTGAAACCCGTGAAGGAAATCCTGAGTTTGTGTTTTATGAAGGTCCGCCTTCCGCAAATGGGATGCCTGGAATTCACCACGTTATGGCAAGAGCGTTGAAAGATATTTTCTGTCGTTACCAAACTCAAAACGGAAAACAGGTTTTTCGTAAAGCGGGCTGGGATACGCACGGACTTCCTGTGGAATTAGGAGTTGAAAAAGAACTCGGAATCACGAAAGAAGATATTGGCAAAAAAATTTCGATTGAAGATTACAACAAAGCCTGTCGTGAAGCGGTAATGCGCTACACGGATGTCTGGAATCAACTGACCGAAAAAATCGGGTATTGGGTTGATCTTGAAGATCCGTACATCACGTACAAATCAAAATACATGGAAACCGTTTGGTGGTTGTTGAAGCAGTTGTACAGCAAAGATTTGTTGTATAAAGGCTACACGATCCAGCCTTACTCTCCGAAAGC
It includes:
- a CDS encoding phenylacetate--CoA ligase family protein; translated protein: MELFPLIEKSDIQDIKKFQEEKLRDLLKYLEANSPFYQKLFKENNIHVSDIQTLEDLKKIPTTSKNDIQQNNDEFFCVQQSQIVDYSTTSGTLGDPVTFGLSENDMERIAYNEAISLACAGIQKGDVVQMITTIDKRFIAGLAYLLGLRKMGASVIRMGPGIPELQWDSIFRYKPKYLITVPSFLLKMIDYAEKNGIDYKNSSVYGAVCIGESIKNQDFSDNILSQKIKEKWDIQLYSTYASTEMSTAFTECEFQIGGHQHPELIITEILDDEENPVKDGESGELTITTLGVEALPLLRFKTGDLVKAHYEPCKCGRNTMRLGPVVGRKQQMIKYKGTTLYPPAMNDILNDFDGILCYQIVIQSNEIGLDEIIIKLSTERDDESFEGEVRDHFRAKLRVSPKIEMVDFDVLSKTVFNPNSRKPINFLDLR